In Candidatus Bathyarchaeia archaeon, one DNA window encodes the following:
- a CDS encoding hydrogenase iron-sulfur subunit, whose amino-acid sequence MSEARKDFEPKIVGFLCNWCAYAGADLAGVSRIQYPPNIRVIRVMCSGRIDPAFILEALKNGADGVLVAGCHLPSDCHYLSGNFKALRRVMLLKRVLKDFGIEPERVRLEWVSASEGDKFAAVVRDMVEQIKKLGPNPLKMEAKK is encoded by the coding sequence ATGAGCGAAGCCCGAAAGGATTTTGAACCGAAAATTGTCGGTTTCCTCTGCAACTGGTGCGCTTATGCGGGCGCAGACTTGGCTGGTGTAAGCCGAATTCAATATCCACCAAACATCCGTGTTATCCGCGTCATGTGTAGCGGCAGAATAGATCCCGCCTTTATTCTTGAAGCCCTAAAAAACGGTGCGGATGGTGTTTTGGTGGCTGGCTGCCACCTTCCATCCGACTGCCACTACCTCAGTGGTAATTTCAAGGCTTTGCGGAGGGTAATGCTATTAAAGAGGGTGCTTAAAGATTTTGGGATTGAACCCGAACGTGTGCGGCTGGAATGGGTCTCCGCCAGCGAGGGAGACAAATTCGCCGCCGTAGTTCGGGACATGGTTGAACAAATTAAGAAGCTTGGTCCAAACCCGTTAAAGATGGAGGCGAAGAAATGA
- a CDS encoding 4Fe-4S dicluster domain-containing protein, which yields MSETKSEAREYAPPVIKAEELDPKFKYRISKMHGAEKIMACFQCGTCTADCPIARFSEFYRPRRIARMVQLGLKDRLLLDKALWLCSSCFTCVDHCPQGVEIASIVRVLRNMAVAEKNILPLVYKELATNLMKTGFVYEIPESRLQKRVEQGLPPLPKPNVSEVMKIFEVTGSASLLEKVQTIARVESK from the coding sequence ATGAGCGAAACAAAAAGTGAAGCCCGTGAGTATGCTCCGCCAGTGATTAAAGCCGAGGAGCTTGACCCCAAATTCAAGTATAGAATAAGCAAGATGCACGGCGCAGAAAAAATAATGGCGTGTTTCCAATGTGGAACATGCACGGCTGACTGCCCCATCGCCCGATTCAGCGAATTTTACCGTCCGCGCCGCATAGCCCGCATGGTTCAGCTTGGCTTGAAGGATAGGCTTCTGTTGGACAAGGCTTTGTGGCTATGCTCCTCATGCTTCACGTGTGTGGACCACTGCCCCCAAGGCGTGGAAATAGCCAGCATAGTCCGCGTTCTGCGGAACATGGCGGTAGCCGAAAAGAACATACTACCCCTAGTCTACAAGGAGTTGGCCACTAATCTCATGAAAACAGGCTTTGTCTACGAAATTCCGGAGTCACGGCTTCAGAAGCGGGTTGAGCAGGGGCTGCCGCCGCTGCCTAAGCCCAACGTAAGCGAGGTTATGAAAATTTTTGAGGTTACCGGTTCCGCAAGCCTTCTTGAGAAGGTTCAAACCATTGCGAGGGTGGAGAGTAAATGA
- a CDS encoding hydrogenase 3 maturation endopeptidase HyCI, which yields MEGSAEKKLRDWLSGAERVVVAGVGNPIRMDDFVGIKVVRDLQGKVSGNVLLIECETVPESFLQQILDFRPSHVLIVDAAVMGLEPGECRFVSSEHLRVFPAISTHMLPLRVFCDYLAGAVGARVGLLLVEPKNVDFGEGLSGEVEAASRRIVDFLLTVLP from the coding sequence GTGGAAGGTTCTGCTGAGAAGAAGTTGAGGGATTGGCTTTCCGGTGCTGAGCGGGTTGTGGTTGCCGGTGTTGGGAATCCTATTCGTATGGATGATTTTGTTGGTATTAAGGTTGTCCGGGATTTGCAGGGGAAGGTTTCTGGTAATGTTTTGCTGATTGAATGTGAGACTGTTCCGGAGAGTTTTCTTCAGCAGATCTTGGATTTTAGGCCTTCTCATGTTTTGATTGTGGATGCTGCGGTTATGGGTTTGGAGCCGGGTGAGTGCCGTTTCGTCTCGTCGGAGCATTTGCGGGTTTTTCCTGCTATTTCGACGCATATGTTGCCTTTGCGGGTTTTCTGTGATTATCTGGCTGGGGCTGTTGGGGCTAGAGTTGGGCTTCTTTTGGTTGAGCCTAAAAACGTGGATTTCGGGGAGGGTTTGTCTGGGGAGGTTGAGGCTGCAAGCCGCAGGATTGTGGATTTTTTGTTGACTGTTCTTCCGTGA
- a CDS encoding oxidoreductase: MAKQKLKFAFYWAASCGGCEIAVLDINEKILDVVQFADIVFWPVAMDIKYKDVENMPDKYIDVCFFNGGIRNSEQEHMAKLLRQKSKILVAYGACAHLGGVPGLANLHNKKEIFEKVYVQTFSTSNPNHVFPQPKVQVKEGVLEIPEFYDTVRTLDQTVDVDYYVPGCPPAVERTIFALEAIAKGELPPKGSVLAPLKSVCDECPKKKENKKISRIYRVYEKIPDPERCLLEQGIICMGPATRGGCSARCLKVDMPCTGCGGPCPNAPEQGAAMISALASILGLEEEKEKYTEEEVEKLIDQIKDPIGTFYMYALPASILRRKVIRE, translated from the coding sequence ATGGCGAAACAAAAATTGAAGTTCGCCTTCTACTGGGCGGCAAGCTGCGGAGGATGCGAAATCGCCGTTCTAGACATTAACGAGAAAATCTTGGATGTGGTGCAGTTCGCCGACATCGTGTTCTGGCCCGTTGCCATGGACATCAAATACAAAGACGTGGAAAACATGCCGGACAAATACATTGACGTGTGCTTCTTTAACGGTGGAATCCGAAACAGCGAACAAGAGCACATGGCAAAGCTTCTCAGACAAAAATCAAAGATTCTAGTTGCCTATGGCGCTTGCGCTCATTTGGGCGGCGTGCCCGGACTGGCCAACCTCCACAATAAGAAGGAAATCTTCGAAAAAGTCTACGTCCAAACATTCTCAACTAGCAATCCAAATCATGTCTTTCCACAACCAAAGGTGCAAGTTAAGGAGGGCGTGCTGGAAATCCCAGAGTTCTATGACACTGTTCGAACCCTTGACCAGACGGTGGACGTTGACTATTACGTGCCAGGATGCCCGCCGGCCGTTGAACGAACAATATTCGCCTTAGAAGCCATAGCCAAAGGCGAACTTCCGCCAAAAGGCTCTGTGCTGGCACCCTTAAAGTCCGTGTGCGATGAATGCCCCAAAAAGAAGGAGAACAAGAAGATCTCACGCATATACCGTGTATACGAAAAGATTCCAGACCCAGAAAGGTGCTTGCTGGAGCAGGGAATAATATGCATGGGACCCGCCACAAGGGGCGGATGCAGCGCCAGATGCTTGAAGGTGGACATGCCATGCACTGGGTGCGGTGGGCCATGTCCAAACGCTCCGGAGCAGGGTGCCGCCATGATAAGCGCTTTGGCCTCCATCCTTGGCTTAGAAGAGGAGAAGGAGAAATACACTGAGGAAGAGGTTGAAAAGCTGATTGACCAGATAAAGGATCCAATTGGAACGTTCTACATGTACGCCTTGCCCGCTTCAATTTTGAGGAGAAAGGTGATCCGAGAATGA
- a CDS encoding Ni/Fe hydrogenase subunit alpha, which translates to MREIIIDPITRLEGHGKITIFLNDAGEVENAYLQIPELRGFEKFCIGRKAEDMPLLTSRICGVCPVAHHMASAKALDAAFNVEPPEPAKKLRELMYCGYYIYDHTLHFYYLGGPDFLVGPDAPPEKRNILGVIEKAGLDIAKEVIKHRAYGQRITEIIGGKATHPVCGLPGGVSKPLSEENRQEIEKMATSAVKFAKFTLKLFHNIVLENSRYVELIKSDAYTLRTYYMGLVDEHNKVNFYDGKIRVVDPYGKEFVKFEAKEYLEHIAEHVEPWTYVKQPYLKKVGWKGFVDGPDSGIYRVGPLGRLNAAEGMATPLAQEEYELMYKTLGGKPVHHTLAYHWARLIELLYAAERAVELVRDPEITSTNIRNKPGQPGGGVGVVEAARGTLIHHYVLDENALVKDVNLIVATVNNAPSINMSVRNAAKDLIHGGKVDQGLLNMVEMAFRAYDPCFGCATHFAFGQMPLTVEIYNSEGKLIQTVQR; encoded by the coding sequence ATGAGGGAAATAATCATAGATCCAATCACGAGGCTTGAGGGCCACGGCAAAATAACCATATTCCTAAATGATGCAGGCGAGGTTGAAAACGCCTACCTACAGATTCCAGAGCTCCGCGGCTTCGAAAAATTCTGCATTGGCCGCAAAGCCGAAGACATGCCGCTCTTAACCAGCAGAATCTGCGGTGTCTGCCCCGTGGCCCACCACATGGCCAGCGCCAAGGCCCTAGATGCCGCCTTCAATGTGGAGCCGCCAGAACCAGCCAAAAAACTCCGCGAACTTATGTACTGCGGCTACTACATTTACGACCACACACTACACTTCTATTATCTCGGCGGGCCAGACTTCCTTGTTGGACCAGACGCACCACCAGAAAAACGCAACATTCTAGGAGTCATCGAAAAGGCCGGATTAGACATTGCCAAGGAAGTTATCAAACATAGGGCCTACGGCCAACGGATAACCGAGATCATTGGTGGAAAGGCAACTCACCCCGTTTGCGGACTGCCAGGCGGCGTTTCCAAGCCCTTAAGCGAAGAGAACAGACAGGAAATTGAGAAGATGGCCACCTCCGCCGTGAAGTTTGCAAAGTTCACATTGAAGCTTTTCCATAATATTGTCCTAGAAAACAGCAGGTATGTTGAGCTGATTAAAAGCGACGCCTACACGCTGCGCACGTATTACATGGGCTTGGTGGATGAACATAACAAGGTGAACTTTTATGATGGCAAAATCCGAGTCGTAGACCCCTATGGCAAGGAATTCGTAAAGTTTGAGGCAAAAGAATATTTGGAACACATTGCAGAACATGTGGAGCCATGGACCTACGTAAAACAGCCATACCTCAAGAAGGTTGGCTGGAAGGGCTTCGTGGATGGGCCAGACAGCGGCATCTACCGCGTGGGCCCCCTTGGAAGACTTAACGCGGCGGAAGGCATGGCAACTCCGCTTGCGCAGGAGGAGTACGAGCTTATGTACAAGACTTTGGGCGGCAAGCCCGTCCATCACACTTTGGCTTATCACTGGGCTAGGCTGATAGAGCTCCTATATGCGGCTGAGAGGGCTGTGGAGCTTGTCAGAGATCCGGAGATAACAAGCACAAATATTCGTAACAAGCCTGGGCAGCCTGGTGGAGGCGTCGGTGTTGTGGAGGCAGCGAGGGGCACGCTGATTCACCATTATGTTTTGGATGAAAATGCTTTGGTTAAGGATGTCAACTTGATTGTGGCTACCGTTAACAATGCGCCCTCAATTAACATGTCTGTGCGGAACGCGGCCAAGGATTTGATTCATGGAGGCAAGGTTGATCAGGGCTTGCTTAACATGGTGGAAATGGCCTTTAGAGCTTATGACCCATGCTTTGGATGCGCCACCCACTTTGCTTTTGGGCAAATGCCATTAACTGTGGAAATCTATAATAGTGAAGGAAAACTTATCCAGACGGTGCAAAGATAA
- a CDS encoding CoB--CoM heterodisulfide reductase iron-sulfur subunit B family protein has protein sequence MSNPKYLLFPGCVIPYRLSSYEISARKVLAKLGVEIVEMPEYNCCGYPMDVINHDLMLTLAARNLCIAEKAGLPIMTLCNGCFCSLNETNKILKEDKKLREKINGYLKEIGMEFKGTTEVKHLIYVLSEDVGFEKIKDAVTKPLTGIRVAQHSGCHVLRPRKYVGRDDPENPTTLKDLIRLTGAECLDYMDETECCGNPIIGVNEDVPFQMAREKLEHVRAVGAQALITVCPFCHIMFDLNQPRIERVFNEKFNLPVLHYPQLLGLAMGFSPDELALNELRVKPTELLNMIK, from the coding sequence ATGAGCAACCCCAAATATTTGCTGTTTCCGGGCTGTGTAATCCCCTATAGGCTTTCAAGCTACGAGATTTCAGCCAGAAAGGTGCTTGCCAAACTTGGCGTGGAAATAGTGGAAATGCCCGAATACAATTGTTGTGGATATCCCATGGACGTTATAAACCATGATTTGATGCTGACCTTGGCGGCTAGAAACCTCTGCATAGCCGAAAAGGCGGGACTACCCATCATGACGCTTTGCAACGGATGCTTCTGCAGCCTAAACGAAACCAACAAAATCCTAAAAGAGGACAAGAAGCTCCGGGAGAAAATCAACGGCTACCTGAAAGAAATAGGCATGGAGTTTAAAGGCACAACCGAAGTCAAGCACCTGATTTACGTGCTTTCCGAAGACGTTGGCTTTGAAAAGATAAAAGACGCCGTCACAAAACCTTTAACAGGCATACGTGTAGCCCAGCACAGCGGATGCCACGTTCTGAGACCCCGCAAGTATGTGGGACGAGATGACCCTGAAAACCCCACAACTCTCAAGGATCTGATCAGGCTTACTGGCGCCGAATGCCTAGACTATATGGATGAGACTGAATGTTGTGGAAACCCGATTATAGGCGTTAATGAGGATGTGCCCTTCCAAATGGCTAGGGAAAAGCTTGAGCACGTGCGGGCTGTGGGCGCCCAAGCCCTCATAACGGTTTGTCCCTTCTGCCATATCATGTTCGACTTGAACCAACCCCGCATTGAAAGAGTTTTCAATGAAAAATTCAATTTGCCAGTTCTCCATTATCCACAGCTTCTGGGGCTGGCTATGGGCTTTTCACCAGATGAACTGGCCCTAAACGAGCTTAGAGTCAAACCTACAGAACTGTTAAACATGATCAAGTAA